The sequence TTCATTTCCTCATTTACACCTGTGAGTTTCCTCCTCAACAAGTCCTCCATGACAAAAGGCCTTTTGTCCTGTTCTATGCAACACAGTTATCTGACACCGGCACAGACAGATAGCAGCTGATTTGTGATTCCTATTCTACTGACGTTCTGTATTTACATGGGTCACATATAAGAAGGCTCACTAAATGTGAAGCTGAGTCTGAAGTAACACCCAGAAGGTCTTCTGTGACCAAAAccattttaaagaaagaaaaaacaaagcgAGTCTTTTGTCCCTCACAGAAAAGCAGACAAATTGAGATTCAAAGAGCTGATTTGACCAGGTGGGTTCATTCTACTGTCCCATTTGTCACCAAGGAAACCACGTTTCTGTTACAGGGGAGAGCAAAGCCAAGAGACTGAGGGAGAGATGAGTTTAATTTAGAATCACAGATGAGTTTAGAGCATCCAGACATCTGACattgaggaagaagagaaacgACAGCAGCTGATGCAAACGGGACACCAACAACTTATATTTTatgcttgttttttaaaatatcattTAGATGTGAGTTTCCCACATGTTActctttcactttctttccTATTTTCTTGCATCCAATTGTTGTCGTATCAAATATGATGACGAACAGTAATTCCTTTATTTAGAGCAAGAGATGAGAGGCAgggatggggaaaaaaaaagaaaacaaagatccAAGTCTTCTGGGCAAgtaaaaaagagggagaaaagtgaGAGTTAGAGAGTCACAGCTGAGGGATTTAGGGTCTCAttcaaacaataataaatcatGTAAGCCTTATAATAAATCACAGACCAGAGTGTTTGCACAACAAGCTCAAACCATCGCCTGTACAATCAAGAGGAGTTCTAAAAAACAAGCTTTGTTTGACATTGCATGGCTTTGGCATTCTGGGAAAAAGCACTATTGAACCCTTCTACTGATGTGAAGGATGAACCATGTGAGAGCAACAGGTGATCGTCCATTCATTAACAAATCAACGCAGTCCCGGAGGATGAAACCATGCGTCCTCAATCGAGGTTTGGAATAGACGGATCTATTTTGGGACTCTATCTTCCAAAGATGAGAAGAAGCAGCTTATTCTTTCGATTTGGATTCTCTTCCCTCCAACGTCCTACCAGAGCTGGACCCTTAAGACTCGGGATGGCttgaaacaaaatgaataaatgaaagctTAAATATCCTACCTGGATCCATAATGCTACTTGCTAGTCTCTTTTTTCTTACACCCCCTGCCTGGTAAATACCAACATCATCAAAACTCCACATCTCCAGTTTATACAAGGCAGGCTTGTTCATCACTCGGGTTCAATTCTCGGACTTGACAAAACTCCTGCAGACCCACAGAAGACTTTCTAAGTTGTGCTTGTAAattgaccatgtgtgtgtaaaaatcCGTGGACTGCCCGTTTAATATAAACGAACAATCGGTTATGTTGTGTGTCATACCTTTCAGCTTTCATTAATTtaatgagttattattatagCGTGTATTATCTTACATTGCATTTTTGCTCCCATTGCTCATTTGTCTTCCTGCCTGCTTGCTGCATATAACTTCCATATATGGAGCTGAATGCTTTAGCTTATTCTAATATTCAAAATATGACAAGATTCAGGATCGGAAAACAGCCTTGATTGAGCCCGGCGGCAGGGCCTTGAACCAAGTCGTCATGCTCCGGGGAGATTACACACTCTGCTGTTTTGAAACAGCTGCGCTTTGCTTTGGCATTAACGGGCAGATAGTGGAAGCACGTAACAATCACACTGATTGTACGAGACAACGGTGCGTTTGTGGAAGCCAACGAGACGTGAGCTCTGCATGCAGCGTCGAAGGTGAACTCGGGACGGATCGCACTAAAGTTGATTAACTGCAACAGGAAGGGTTGGACATTTTGAGTTGTAGCTTGTTATTTTTCATCACcagacactttcttttttttacgacaGCCCTTCCTGGCGTCCCTAAAGGTTTCACTACATGCCACATTATTATATAGCAGTGAAAAGTGCATGTATCCAGGTTCGCCTCTCATATAGCGAGGACCAATTTGTTGGTCGCTACTTGGTTATCCGGGGTCTGATTTGTGCACATTGAGACTGTACCAACCCCTCACTTTACACCGTTCACTCCCCTGCTTGTATGTTTTGAGTTGAAGCTCACACATTCAGCCCACTCTGTTTTAGGTATTGATGTCAGCTGCTCTGAAGGAGGTAAGAGGACGGAGAGCGTCACGGAGAAAACTACTGATTaacagaagagagatggagattaAACTGCTTTCAGAAGATTTGGCGGCCGCATATGAAACCATGATGACCACGAGACATTCAGCATGTTTAACAACCAGAAGCTGCCGAGGAGGAGAGCTCACAGAATTCCTAAAATGTCAGCGTGTAGTAACGAGGAGAGCCCGGTGTTatgaaagcagcaaatcctccaACAGCTTGTTTGATCTTTCAAAACTATGATGAATAACAAGAGTATACTGGAAGATCATTAAGTTGAGTTCCAATTTATTCTGAGTGAACAAGGACTAAAATATGGTGAAAGGAAAGTGTTCACTATCTTCTGAAGGAACTCGAGGCCCCCGGGGATGATGCAACAATATTTACTCAACAGCGTTAAactgtttgaggtggtctcaaAGTCGTTTCTACTTTCTCCACTTGGCAAACGACACAAAGTCTTTGATATGACtctaaacacaaacaagtgTCTACTATCCACTGCTGGAGCATCGTGTCGATTGGTGAGTGTTGACAGCGTGTGTTTGTTGACAGGACCACTCAGGAAAACAACAATGCTAATAAGCCAAAATTCACAAACCCTataatagtcttttttttatgaattagaAGATGTATGAAGTCAATGTTAACTTAATAATCAAGTTTTACAGCTACAAATTCAAAACGTTGTATTTATTGCCATCTTATAGGACTATACTGCTTAAATTatactttaaatattaaatataaactatactTTAAATATTTCTCCATATTGATTCAAATTGTGTATCCTGTATTGGTCATTACTGCGTATTATCGAGTTGTGTGTTGCTTTCCTTCCCTGTAGGCAGTGACTGTTCATTTCCCTCTGAATCAACATGCAGAGATGTGAAACGTGCTGAATGGCTGAAAATTACCAAAATGACCAAGAAATAAAAGTTCTTCATCTGTGAGCAGACTTCAGTAGAAACTAGAAGACTTTTGTGAAGTGGAGGAACAAATGAAGCTCTAGCATGAGCTCAGTCAGGAAGACGAAGCTCTTGTGTGCTTAAGGCTTGTAGTTTATTTCTCACACATCTGCCCTccattcctcacgcatgctcactcattgtttactcgTTGTCCTGCtcggggctgtcaatcatgatacCAGCTGTTcagatcagctggtctcctctctccaaTAGCACAATGAATCAATTTCATCGTTAGCCTATcgtcttgctgctgtctcttttttaATATGATTGTCTCTCTATCTCCAGTAGCtcccacctcctcatctccctcccGGTCTTCGcagatccatcagctccatcaacTCATCgttctatcagcctcatcagcaccaccaccaggtctggactccacgggggcattcatcctgctgctgctcagggcagacacccatccatccatccatccatccatccattatcacccgcttatccggggtcgggtcgcggtggcagcaggttcagcaggccgacacCCCTcgattacaaatctccctgtagagtTATCATCACACAttatctgttaataataaaccattatcttttctttatctgatTTGTCTCTACTAATTgaagtgttttaaaaagatAGCAGTCTTTGAAAATGAATGGTGCATCTTTACAAAGTCAAGTCAACTCAAAGTCAgttttattgtcacttcttccatcTGAAAGTAAGTTTCTCTCtcgtccaacataaagtgattgtagtaataataataataataataaaaaagtaataaagtgcaaaacagataacaacaaagaacatgtagacaacatataagTTAAGAACTATAAAAGACTATGAAAAACGTTACATCTGTATTATAGCAGCAGTCAGACATGACTGAAGACAAGAAGACATCTGCCTTTTATGGATCTGTGTACAAACTGACAGATTGTTGTCAAGTGTGCACAAAAGCGCATCCACACaggaataataatgaataagaAATCAGGGAGACACTTCTGGTAATAAACTGCACGACGGAGAAAACACCCACACGGACCCGTACACCGTCCACGCATAAGCGCCTCAGAGCCCACGGACACAATGACTCGTCAGGATCCCTCCAGTAATTTCAGTTTTCCAGTATCCTGTTGGCTGTAATCTGATCGTCTGAGTCTGTTTTCTGTCCCAGACAGATTTTAAGAGAGGACATCAGATTGGAGTTAAAACTGTCTTTTCCGTTTCCGACACACACCGGCAGAAAGACCAAAAGacgcacacagaaaacacacattcgCACAAAAAACACTACGACTGGAGCCGAGGCGTACGCTCAGCAagcttcctcacacacacacacacacacacacacacacacacacacacacgaacatgCACTTGCCAGCACGACgcattgtatgtgtgtgtttttgcacgCGCGCCTTTTAGACTTttagaatctctctctctcgcacgcCTGCATTGTAATTAATTTGTATACATTAACGTGtcagctgcatgtgtgtgtgtgactgtgtgtttgtgtgtgtcagtgcgtATGCCTCTGAATCTCTCCAGCAGTAAAGTACTTGTGTTAAAGTTAAACAGTGTAGACACAAACAggtcacctcctccatcatccccaCTTAGAGGGGGGAGAACAAACACAGACGTCAACTCAATCACCACCATTAACGTCAGCAGAAAACCCGCAGTACAATCAAAAGAATGTTGGGCTGTCATTGCGTTAGCATTCATTGTGATCAATTAAAAGATCTGTGAAATAAGACAAATTTGGGAAAATTAAATCCATCCGCCCTGAAGTTCAACAACTCGGATGACTCTAAGCTCAAGAAAAGCTCCACAGCGGTGTGACAAACGACTTGAGATGGCTCATATTATTTAAAGCAACATGGGGTTTACTTTCAGGACGGCAAGCATTTTAATTTAGGTGTCAGTTTTACTCACTGAGGGCTTTACAAAAGCAATAAATACAAAGGCGATGCAGTTTAAAGTCAGTGCTTTGTCCAATTTGGTGCAATTCGTTCACGTgacatgttaaatatatatattaaaaacaatgttaaataaaCAAGCGGTAGTGTTCTGTCCAGAGCTCTGCAGACCGATGCTGCAAAGTTCCCGACTTCTGATCTAAATGCATCTCGGTGCATCTGCTCGGTAAACAGTGACGCCTTCAGCAAAGTGGTGTTGTGAAGCTGAGATACTTGCCATACAAACATCACTTTGCTGCTGGCGTCCATGTTTTCCGAAGCAGATGCGTGGGGACGCATTTAGATCGGAAGCTGCTGACTCAGAATTAACGGCTTCCATCTACAGCGGCTGGATGGAGCTTGACAGAGTTTTGACCAATCCAACTTCTCCATGTCGGAGTGCATGGATTTGAGTCTGATTGTAAAATTGctactgctgctggtttataactAAGCTGTTGTTACTGTCTGTGCTGGCTTATTACTCCATCTACCTCCTTATTGTTTTATATGCTTATAAATTCaaataacaacacaaaataCAGGTTGTGTGTCAGAATCTACGCTAAAACTTTGAGATTATCTTGAAAGCTCATTTTAGATCCCGTTTCCACGATGGGTTAcgacagaaagaaaagcataTGACACAGCTCATGAGCTGACCTCATTTCTATAATACGAGCACGCGCCATGCtccaaaatgaaatgaatcaactattaaattcATTTTACACATGGTGTAAACAGCTCTGGTGAGATGTTCATCTGCAGAGCACCGAAGCTGCTTTGACCATGAACATTTATTACTAGAGAAGGCACAGCCTGTTCACATCTATTATTTACACATTAGGGTATGACACATGGCCTCAATGAGAAATGATGGCTTAATTTAAATAAGATGATGGCTTGCATCCAAGCAGACATCAAATGTAACCTAATCTATGCCACCAATTAGTAACGTATACAGAGTGTCATCTTGTACTGATGAATGTCAGGTCCCTGTTACACCCATAAGACGTCTGCAGTTCAGCAGCAGAATTGGACCAACTGGCCTAACTTCTGCAGCTGAACAAAAGCAGGTTGTGGTGACAAAAACACTGACAAAGGAACAAATAACAGTGCAATCTGTCATTCTCCTTTCGATTCTACAGTGAAGTGCATCAAAGAACATgtgaatacaataaaaagacTGACTTTCCAACAGCCTACTGGCACTCAGTCCACAGTTAATGCACACTCGCCTCTCTTTGCAAGAGAAGACAAAAATGTCTTCTTGTTTGATGGACTTTTAACAGcgggacaacacacacacacacacacgcacacacacacgcgatgCACACTTTCAAATGCCTTTACCGTTTACCTCAGTGCCATCGACGTCCCGTTGACCGACGCGGCCGAGTACGCTCTTTGGGTGTGTCCGTAGGAGCAGCTCCCGTGCCGTGCGTACCGCTCATCCCCACAGCAGAGAATCACCAGAAACGCCCTCCGAAAGGCCCGGTTCAGAAAGGCGTACAGGAAAGGGTTCAACCCTGAATTAATGTAGCCGAGCCACAGCCAGGCTGTCCACAGCTGCCAGGGCACCGAGTAATGGATGAAGGGGTCCACCACGTTGGTGATGAAGAACGGCGCCCAGCATAGACAGAAACAACCCATTATAACCGCCAGCGTCTTTGCCGCCTTGGTCTCAATGCGCATGCGGCTGTTCGCTATGGGAGCCTGCTCTGAGGGCGAGGAGCCCATTGTTGTCCGAAGGCGGTAGTGCTCCGATGGatccgaggaggtggaggacctCACGGTTATGACCGGGGTCGTCCCGGTGACGGGAGCAGAGCCGGCCCGCTGCAGTGTTTCGATCTGCCGCACGTGGGTCATGGCGGTGACGTAGATCCGCTGGTAGGCCAGGACCATGAGGGCCAACGGGACGTAGAAAGCCACTGTAGAGCAGATCAGGGCATACGGCCGGTTGACCAGAAACACACAGCTGGTGTCGTTGGAGCCTCCTGCCAAGGCGCGCCTCTCCTCAATCTGGAGGCgagacaaaaataacaaatccTAATCAAAAACAAGgcataaacatttaaaaagtatctTTCACACAATCGTCATATTGAGTAATTCTGGTTTCAAAGATAGAGATGAGACACCCGAGTTTCATATCGCCACGCCACCAGAAGTGTGGAGTGTAATCCTGTCTTCGGTGGACACGGAGCAGACACAGTTCACACACCAAGCTGACACGCCGTTTAACTTGTGTCACAACTATCAAATCAGTTCGGGTGGCTTTCTGACAGCTCGAGTGAGAAGAAGATACAATTTCAAACAATTCCTTTTTTGGGTGGAAACAAGAGTGCGATGGACATTTTCAGAAtttttgagagaaaaacaaagcgACCGAAGACGAAAAAAATGATCAAAACAAACCAATAAAACCTGACCTAAATGTGCAGGCACAAGTCATAACTAGTCCTATGCAATTTTGTCTGTGACATACGACATCCATCCAgctcttaaaaacaaaaaagattgtTGTTTGGACGCTGGCAGACTGAAAGACTGAGAAAAGAGACGAGTATTTCATTAACTCTGGCTGAATAAATTCATCTATCCTTGTCTGCCTCTGGGAGTCCTGCAGCTCATTTCAAGGCAGCTCAGAAATAACCTCACGCCAAAACATATCCAAAGCAGCAGGAAATGCTTGTTGAAGTGCTGTCTTTGCTCGCAACAAGAGAGCCTCCACAGCGACTGGAATTGTTTTGTGATCACTGCATTAGCGTTTGATAGTTCAAGGGATTGTAAAACGTTATTAGAAACAGAGAATATTAGGCTGGAAAGGTATATACTGCATTTGCCCTCACAGAAAGAACATCTCCCTCTTTAGGCATGTGAGGCCGGGATATGAACTCTTAAGTGTGCTACTTTGTTCAAATATATAGGATATTTTGTTGATGCACGGCtgtttctaataataataataatgtaaccaGCAGTTTCTTTTGAGCTCGCCCCCTTTTTAAATTCCAATCTCAGCTGCCGAGTACTCACAATGTCCTCGATGCCGATGGCGTTCCAGCTTTGCATGATGGGTAGAAAGGAGATGAATATGGGGATGAGCCAGCAGCCACTGAGCATCACTGCCACTCTGACTGGGGTCATCTTGTGTCTGTAGACCAGCGGCTGGCAGCAGATAGCGTAATACCTggagtaagacacacacacacacacatgctgtccACCAAAAAGACTATGAATGAGGTTCAAATCCCCcttgttcatctctctctcacacacgcaaacacacaaacctgtcCAGCGCGATGCAGCAGAGGTGCAGTATGGACGCTGTGGTCAACAGGACGTCGAGGGACGTTCGGACCAGACAGAAGATCTCTCCGTACCGCCACTCGCCGGTGGTCAGCTCGATGGCGGCGAAGGGCATCACCAACAAGGCAACCAGCAAGTCAGCGAACGCCAGCGACACAATGAAGTAGTTAGTCTTCTTCTTTCTGGGAGGACAAGCAGGGAAACAAGAAGAAAATCTGTAGAAGTTGTACTTACTGTATGTTGAGCCATCATGTCTCACACGACTGTCATACGCTTGCAACTCTAACCTTTAAAGGTGCTTCCTTTTGAGATTTTCCAGGAAAGGACCTCTGTAATGTGAGTGCTTTGACATTTGATGGGTTTGTTCCGAAGCATATGTGTCATTCAACACACTGTTTCCCCAGAATGCATTACACCGTACATGCGTGTGTTTCAGTACAAATAGCAAGAAACAAAAGCCCTGGCGTTATCTCCTGGTTTGTGTTGCTTTGTCTCATTAAAGTCACATCTGACTTTAACATCAACTGTTTTCCAAAGTACACACAACATTTGAGGTGAGTTTTGTGGCAGCGGACATGTCGCTGCCTGTATTGTGTGTTGCGGTAACAGGGAGAACCTTgaggtgtgtgttttgtatggATTCTGCTGGCTGCAGAAAGACTCTTCTCACTGGGGCTTTAAAGCCAGACTGGACCACTATTACTGCTTCcagtattttaaaaagtgacaaCGGGCTCACCTCAGATGTCTGTCCTTGCAGAGTGCCACCATGACCAGCAGGTTGCCAAACACTGTCATGATGATAATAATGGAGAGAAAGATGGTCAGAACAATTGTCTCCAGCGAGCTCAGGaattcctgctgctgctgctgttgttcttgtcctctgtcatccaacaaactgcaaaaataaaaaaactcacaTATCAGATTATTTAAAGTAGAATATATTGATAGTATTGATAGTACTGTAGATAGATAAAGATAAATCAAGGTAGAGAATGGGGGGAGAACGAAATGCCAGGGATGTAATacaaagtaataataatgaaattaaaCAGACTTGTTTTTGGAATTTGTAAACTGCttaattataatacatatatatatatatatatatatatatatatatatatatatatatatatatatattattaatatttattaattaatttagtttatttggAATTCATGACTTACTGTCGAGGTGATGTTGTGGCCATCACTGGTCGTCTGCATTGAGGTCAGCAGAGGATAGTCCTCATCACTCCATGCTCTGGCCCTgttgacacacgcacacacgcacacacacacacacacacacacacacacacacacacacacacacacacacacacacacacacacacacacacacacacacacacacacacacacacacacacacttgctgtgAGTCTGCAATCTAGTAGCCAGCTGTACAGACGGGctggatttctttttgtttgatcATCTTGACCAAAAAGTATGATATTTGTACCTTAAATAAAAAACTGGATCCCGGCTTGAGAGCGTGTTTTTAGAGGGCAAATAGGCTGCAACAAGCATCAGCTGTCTTTGCCAGATTCCATCAGCATGTTAGTTTGTCTTTATAATGCAACAATAATACCATGCTTTAGTGAGTGCCACAGGAGAAATTCTCCGTTCTTACTTCCCTTTCaagggaggtcaaaggtcaggcatTAGCTCCAGAACAGCACCTCTGGGACTAGTTGGGTAGCAGCAGATCCTGGTTCTCCCTTTGATGGACAGTCTGCCTGACCCTGCCGGCAACATATTGATTATAAGAACAGCCCGAGGTATTAAGAGGACATTTACTTCACAGACAAATGAGAGACGTTAAAGCATTGACTCAGGGTCATTATCGACCAGGACCCTGTATGCCTCAGCTGATTACAGCTCTCTTAAGTAAGCCCAAGTGGGCAGTCCAGAAATGAacccaaaaagaagaaaaaaacaaatgtgtatgACAGTTTTGCTTTATCTAATCTGACATGTGGCAAAAaggatgtttgtgtatattattactataattgATGTCTTTGTCAAGCAATTTTGATCTCATTGTGGACTCTGTGTGGACTGACTGCTGTTTGTGCCTATTTGCAGCATTCAGCGACAACCAGGTTCATTAACAGTGaagccaatgaggaagggacttaaacttgcattctttccaATTCCAATTCCAACAATTGACCTGAAATCAGTTAATGATTTTCAACTAAatccaaaaagaaaaggcaaaggaCGACCAACGTTCTTCAAATGGATCCACGAGGAAGCTTCAAATTATGTACCAAGTTTTCATTGCAATCCATCTAATAGTTGTTGCAATAATTTTGTCTTCACCAGTGGTGGGTCGTCCGATACACTTAGTTGCTGCTAGCACGACTAAAATCAGatgtattataaaatacaaagaaatatatatttcaccaAGACACAGGTACATGCAATTTCTCTCTATGTTTACAATACAGTTGACTGAGAGGATATTGTCAAAAATCAGCCAACGTGACAGAAATGACAAGTAAAGGTTGAAAAGGTCTCCGATTGACGGTCCGAGTTATTTTACAGTAAGTATCTGTTCTTGAGGAACAGCAGAGAACCTTTCATCAGTGCAGTTGTAGATGCCTTATCAGGTTTAAGCACCTATTACAACATTTGCTTTCGTTGCCTT is a genomic window of Cyclopterus lumpus isolate fCycLum1 chromosome 12, fCycLum1.pri, whole genome shotgun sequence containing:
- the si:dkey-247m21.3 gene encoding 5-hydroxytryptamine receptor 4 gives rise to the protein MATTSPRHLLDDRGQEQQQQQQEFLSSLETIVLTIFLSIIIIMTVFGNLLVMVALCKDRHLRKKKTNYFIVSLAFADLLVALLVMPFAAIELTTGEWRYGEIFCLVRTSLDVLLTTASILHLCCIALDRYYAICCQPLVYRHKMTPVRVAVMLSGCWLIPIFISFLPIMQSWNAIGIEDIIEERRALAGGSNDTSCVFLVNRPYALICSTVAFYVPLALMVLAYQRIYVTAMTHVRQIETLQRAGSAPVTGTTPVITVRSSTSSDPSEHYRLRTTMGSSPSEQAPIANSRMRIETKAAKTLAVIMGCFCLCWAPFFITNVVDPFIHYSVPWQLWTAWLWLGYINSGLNPFLYAFLNRAFRRAFLVILCCGDERYARHGSCSYGHTQRAYSAASVNGTSMALRLSFLPNRSYSDNGRTILANEQESQDSLGPL